In Mycobacterium sp. ITM-2016-00317, the genomic window GCAGACCCGTGGAGCCGGAGGTGTAGATCAGGTAGGCGGTGTTGGCCGGACCGACCGGGCGCACCCGGTCGGCGTCGCCCGGGTTGTCGGCTCGGCACCCGTCGGCGTCGGCGATGAGTTCCCGGACGACGACTTTCGCGTCACAGTCACCGAGGATGAAATCCAGCCGGTCCTGCGGGTAGGTGGGGTCGACGGGCACGTAGACCGCGCCGGCCTTGAGCACGCCCACTGCGGTCACCACCAGCTCGGGAGACTTGTCCAGCAGGACCGCGACCCGGTCCTCGGCGCCGACCCCCCGGCCGATCAGCCAGTGCGCGACCCGGTTCGCCGCCTCGTTGATCTCGCGGTAGCTGTAGTGGCGGCCTTCGTAGACCACGGCGGTGCCGTCCGGGCTGCGCCGGGCCTGATCCTCGATGAGGTCGGTGATGGTGGCGGCCGGGGTGTCGAACCGCGGCCCCGCCGACTGCGCGCGCAGCCACGCCAGGTCGTCGTCGCCCATCAGCTGCAGGGCGCTCAGCGTGGTGTCGGGCGCGTCCAGCGCGCTGCGCAGAAGCACCGCGTAGTGGTCCAGGAGCTGCCCGGCCAGCGCGGGTTCGATGATCTCCACCAGGTGTTCGAGTTCCACCACGACCTCGTCGGCGTCGAACTCGACCATGATGCCCAGCGGCAGATGCGTCAGATGCGAACGCAGGTCCGCTCTTTCGCACGTGACGCCGGGCGGGGTGAAACCGAACCGGTCACGGCCGCGGAAGCCGAAGCTGACCCGCGTCATCCGCTCGGCGCCGTGCCTGCGGTCCGGGTTGAGCTCGCGGACCATCCGGTCCAGGCCGACGCGCTGGTGGGCGAACGCGCCGAGGGCGGTGTCCCGGGTCTGGGTCAGCAACTCGCGGAACGTCATCGGCGGACGCGGTCGCAGCCGCATCGCGACGGTGTTGCCGAAGTAGCCGATGACGTCGTCGGTGTCACCGGTGCGGTTGAGCACCGGGGTGGCGACCAGGAAGTCGTCGACGTGGCTGTACCGGTGCACCAGCACGCCGAACACCGCGAGCAGCACCGCGTACGGGGTCGCGCCGGTCTCATCGGCCAGGGCCGTGACGCGCCCGGCGATCTCGCGGTCCAGCCGCACAGTGGCGCGTTGGGAACGCCAACTGGTCGGGACGGCCGAGCCGGTCGGGCCGGGCAGCTCGAGCGGTTCGGGCGGATCGGCCATCACCGCCCGCCAGTACGCGACGTCCTCCTCGTCCGACCCCGAGGGCGTGACGGCCGCACGGCGCGCCGGCGCCAGCGTCTCACCGACGTAGGCGCGGGTCAGGTCGGCGAAGAACACCTCCCACGACGCGTCGTCCCACGCGATGTGATGGGCGACCAGGAGCAGCACGAATTCCGTTGCCCCGGTGCGGATCACGGTGATCCGCAGCGGCGAGTCGGCGCCGAGGTCGAACGGTCTGGCGAATTCCCGCTGGGCGAGCACCTCGAGCCGCAGCCGGCGTGCACGCTCGGACAGCTCGGACAGGTCGTGCTCGGCCCAGCCGGGCATCAGGTCGTCGTGGACGGTGGGCTCCGGCATCCCGGTGGCACCCGCGTCGGTGGTCTCGGCGCGGTAGGTGGTCCGCAGCACCCGGTGGCGGCGCGCCACCGCGTCGACGGCGTCGTGCAGCCGCGCAAGGTCGATCTCACCGGTCAGGCGATAGGACAGGCACACGTTGAGCAGCGCACCGCTGGGATCGGCGGCGTGCACGAACCACATCCGCAGCTGTCCCTCGGTCAGCGCGTCCAGGTCACCCGCGGGCTCGGCGGTGTCGGTGCCTGCGCTCAGCCCGCGCTCCTGCATCCGGCGTCGCAGCAGCTCCAGCCGACGGTCGTCGAGCTGCGCCGCGGTGTCGATGTCAGTCACTCGAAGAGTCCACTTTCTCTGATAGCCCGGCGATCAGGTCCGTGCCGGTGATCCCGCCGAGCAGGAGCGCCAGCGGGACCGTCTGCCCGGTCAGGCGTTTCAGCCGTTTGCGCAGGTCCAGCGCGAGCAGCGAGTCGACGCCGAGGTCGAACAGCGACGAGTCGAGGTCCAGGGTCGCGGCCTCCACGTCCAGCACCGCCGCCAGCTGGGTCCGCACCGCGTCCGGTGGCGCCATCGATTCGGACACGGCGCCGCGGGCGGGTTCCGGTGTGGTCTCGGACGGTTTCTCGCCGAAGAAGACCCGCATCCGCCCGGGGTCGGCCGACAGCACCAGCGGGTCGCCGGGCAGCTCGGCCAGGCTCGCCTCCACCGCGAGTTCGGGTTTCATCTGCCGCAGACCCGTGCGTTCCACGCGGGCGATCTCCGCGGCGTCGACGATGCCGCTGCCCTCCCACAGGCCGAAACGCACCGCCGTGCAGCGGCGCCCGTCGGCACGCAGTCGGGCCGCCATCGCGTCGAGCATCCGGTTCGCGGCCGCGTAGCCGCCGACGCCTTTGCCGCCCCACACGCCGGTCACCGAAGAGCACAACAGGATTCGCGCGTCGGACCGGATCGGCCAGAGCCGGGTCAGTGCCTCCAGGCCGACGACCTTGGCTCCGGCCATGCCGGCGAGGTCGGCGCCGGTGGTGTGGGCGCGGTCGGCGAACGTCGCCGTCCCCGCGGCGTGGATGACCAGCGACGCCGGTCTGTCGGCGTGGCGGGCGGCGGCCGCGAGCTGTTCGGTGTCGCGCAGATCGCAGGTGGGCGCCCAGATCTCGGCGCCGATCCCGTCCAGTGCGGCCGGCTCGACTCCGTGGCGGCTCAGCAGCACGATCCGGCGCGCCCCGTGGGCCGCCAGGAACCGGGCGTAGCTGAGCCCGATGGCACCCGATCCCCCGGTGATCACCACCTCGTCGAGGGCTTCGGGGTCCGGCGCCCACATCGTCGTGGGCGCCTCGGCGCCGAGTATCCGTCGATAGACGGCGTTCTCGCCGCGCAGGGCCAGTTCGCCGGCGCCGTCGAGCATCGCCTCGAGCGCGGCCCGCGCCACGTCCGGCGTGCCTGTGGGCACGTCCAGGTGATGGAAACCCTGGTCGGCGTGCTCGAACCCGATGCAGCGGTGCATCGCGGCCAGCCCGGCCTGGGCCAGATCGGGGGCCGGATCGCCGGCGGTGACGGTCTCGGCGCCAGTGGTCACCAGCCAGACGTCGCGGCAGCGCGGCCCGAACGCGTCGGCGTAGCCGAGCAGGCCCGCGTCGACGGCGGCGGCCAGCGCGCCGACGCCGGCGGCGGCTCCGGCATGGTCGGCGGGGTCGAGCCCAGCTGCGACCGCAATCACCAGGTCGGCGTCGGCCGCGGTGGTCGGGGTCGCGCGGTCGTGCCGGTCCACCGCCTCCCGCAATGCCGCGGTCAGCGGTGCGGCACCGCCGGTCGCGACGACAGCCACCCGGCGGGGCGGCCCGACGGACGCGCCGAGGGGTTCGCACGTCCGCCAGGTCTCGGCGGTCACCGTCAGCCCGGCCACCGGCGGCAGCGGCTCGGGTGCGGCCCACAGGTGCTCGGCGCGCATCGGTGCGCCCGGGAAGCCGTACCGCGGTTCCGGTTCACCGGTCAGCAGATCGGCCCACCGGTACGCGGGATCGGCGGCCGCAGCGGCGACGATGTTGGCGGACAGGCGGTCCCGCGTCGGCTCGTCGCGGTGTCCGGAGCCGACAAGCGCCGCGGCGGCGCCGCCGGAACGCTCGATGCCGTCCTCGACGGCGAACAGCAGCGACGGGTGCGCGGACAGCTCGACGTAGCGGACGGCGCCGAGTCCGATGGCTGTCTGCACGGCCCGGTCGAAACGGATCGTGTTGCGCAGGTTGGCATACCAGTAGTCGGCGAACTCGGTGCCCGGGGCGACGAGCTGCCCGGTCGCGGACCCGACGAACTGCACCGGCGAGTCGCCGAAGACCGACGCAGGCAGTCGCCGCCGCAGGTCTGTGCGCTGGGATTCCATCGCGGTGGTGTGCGCCGGGAAACTCATCGCCAGTTCCCGGGCGAAGCGGCCGCGTGATCGGGCTGCCGCGGCGACCGCCGCCACCGCGGTCCGCTCCCCCGACACCGCCACCGATGTCTGCGCGTTGACCGCGGACAGTTCCAGCCAGCCGCCGGTGGCCGCGATCAGCTCGGCAGCCTCGGCGGTGTCCACACCCAGCACCGCGACGCCGTTGTCTCCCGGGATCGCCGTGATCGCCGCGGCCCGGGCCGCCAGCACGGCGACGGCGTCGTCGAGGGTGATGGTGTCGGCGACGTAGGCCGCGGCCACCTCGCCGAGGCTGTGCCCGACCGTCACGTCCGGCACGATGCCGCAGGAGCGCCACACCGCGGTCAGCGCGACCGAGTGCACGAACTGCGCCGCCTGAAGTTCCAGGTGCGACACCGCGTCCGGGTCGGTATCGGTGCCGGTGAGAAAGGCCAGCGGGGACGGCGAGCCGGCCGCCAGGAACGCCGCGGCCAGGCGGTCGGCTTCGGCGCGGTAGACCGGGAGCTCCCGGTAGGCCTGCGCCCCCATCGCCGGCCACTGCCCGCCCTGGCCCGGGAAGACGAACGCGGTCCTGCCGGACCGTGCTGCTGACCGGGTGACCAGCGGATGGTCCCGCCCGTCGGCCACCGCCTGCAGCCCGGTGGTGAGCTCGTCGAGGTCGGCGGCGCGCACGATCACCCGGTGGCGGCGCAGCCGCCGTGTCGCGACGATCGTGCCCGCGACCTGTGCCGGGTCGCACGGATGGCGTTGCAGGTGGTCGAGGATGGCGCGCGCGTCGGCGGGCACCAGCGCCTCGTCGTGCGTGCTCAGCGGGACGGCGGTGCGCCCGTCGGGCAGCGGCCGGCCATCACGCCGCCCTGCCCTGCGGCGGGTCGGGCACCGTGACCACGAGGTGGGTGTTGGTGCCGCTCATCCCGAATGCCGACACCGCGGCCGTCCGCCTGCCTGCCACCGGCTGCCACGGGGTCAGCTTGGCGGCCAGCCGTAAACCGGTTTTCTCCCAGTCGATCTCGCGGCTGGGCTCGTCGACGTGCAGGGTGGCGGGCACTGCGGCGTGCTCGGCGGCCAGCAGCACCTTGGCCAGCCCGAGCGCGCCGGCGGCTGCCTGGGTGTGCCCGAGGTTGGACTTGACCGAGCCCAGCAGCGGGCCGCGCCCCGGCGCGCCGGTGCCGTACGTCGCGACGAGAGCGGTGAGTTCGGTGCGGTCCCCGAGTCGGGTGCCGGTGCCGTGGCCTTCCAGCATGCCGATGTCGTCGACGCCGACGCCCGCGGTGGCCAGCGCGCGTGCGAAGAGCCGGGTCTGGGCCCGGCCGCTGGGCGCGGTGAGCCCGACCGACCGGCCGTCGGAGTTCGCGCAACTGGCCAGCACCTCGGCCAGGATCCGGCGGCGGTCGCGCAGCGCGGCGGATCTGCGCTGCAGCACGAACATCCCGGCGCCCTCGGCCCACACCGTGCCGCTGGCGTGCGCGCTGTAGGGCCTGCAGTGCCCGTCGTCGGACAGTGCGTGCTGCTTGGCGAACTCGACGAAATAGCCCGGCGATCCCATCACGCACACTCCCCCGGCCAGCGCGAGGTCACAGTCCCCGGAGCGCAGCGCCTGCACAGCGACGTGCACCGCGGACAGCGCCGACGAGCACGAGGTGTCGACGGTCATCGCCGGGCCTGCCAGGCCCAGCGTGTAGGCGATGCGGCCGGAGATGACGCCCAGCGACGTCCCGGTGATCAGATGTCCGCTGTGGTGCGAGAACTCGTCCATGGCAGGCCCGTACCGCATGTCCGAGGCGCCGACGTAGCAGCCCACGTCGTGCCCGGCGAGGTCGTCCGGGTTGATGAGCGCACTCTCCAGCGCCCGCCACGCGACTCGCAGCGCGACCCGCTGCTGCGGATCCATCGCGACCGCCTCGCGGGGTGAGATCCCGAAGAACTCGGGATCGAAATGTGCTGCGCCGGTGAGGAACCCGCCGAGATTGCGGATCGGCTTGAAGCCGTCGCGGCGGGAGCCCTCCAGCAGAGCCCGCAGCGGCCAGCCACGGTCTTCGGGGAACGGGGTCAGCGCTTCACGCTGCTCGGCCAACAGCGCCCAGTAGCCGTCGGTGTCGTCCACCCCGCCGGGCGCCTCGACCGCCATCCCGACGATCACGACGGGATCGTCGGTCATGTGCAGCTCACCAGCTCGGCGACCTCGTCGAGGTGATCGTCGAGGTAGAAGTGACCACCGTCGAACATCGTGAAGGTGTACGCGGCGTCGGTGTGGAACTCCCACTGCCGCAGCAGTTCCTGCTCGACGCGATGGTCGGCCAGGCCGCCGAGCACATGGATGTCGGCGCCGATGCGGACTTCGCGGCCGCAGTCGTAGCGGTTGAACGCCTGGTAGTCGGCGCGTACCGCGGGCAGCAGCAGCTCCAGGAAGTCCTCGTCCTCGAGCAGTCGGGCGTCGGTGCCGCCGAGGTCGGCGATGTCGGCCAGCATCTCCCGGTCGGTGGTCGGCACAGGCCGCGACCCGGCCACCGTCGACGGCGCCTGGCTCGCCGAGGCCCACAGCTCGCGGACGGTGACGCCCCGCTGTGTCGCCAGCCGGGCGAACTCGAAGCCGACCAGCGCCCCCATGCAGTGCCCGAACAACCGCACCGGCCCGAGCCGGGCCCAGGCGGCGGCCTCCAGCATCTGCGCGGCCAGCTCGGTGATGGTCTCGGGGGCCGGATGGGCCAGCCGTTCACCGCGCTGCGGGTACTGCATCAGGAACGTGTCGACGCCCTGATCCGACAGCGCCGAGGCGAATCCGCGGTAGGCCGCCGCCGCGCCGCCGGCGTGCGGGAACACGATCGTCGACGTGCCCGGCCGCCCCGGGAACCTCTTGATCCACGGCGCGAGTGCGAGTTGGTCCTGCTCGCCGATCATCGCCGGGAATCCAGCGCGGAGAGCACCTCGGCACCGTCCATCCCGGAGACCTCCAGGTACAGCTCGGCCACCTCGGTCAGCCTCGTGCCGTCGGACTCGGCGGCGACCAGCCTGGCCGCCAGCGCCGCTGCAGTGCGGGCCGCGAAGATGTCGGCCACCGCGACCGACGGCGTGTCCAGCCACGTGCGCACCCGCGCGACCACCTGGGTGGCCAGCACGGAGTCACCGCCGGAGGCGAAGAAGTCGTCGTCGGCGCCCAGGGTGTCGCGGCCGAGGATCGCCCCGATGATCGCGCACAGTGCCGCTTCCAGCGGGGTGGCCGGCGCCCGGAACGCGTTGCCGCCCAGCACGTCGGCCGCGCCGAGCCGCCGCGCCACCGCGGCGCGGTCGATCTTGCCGCCGAGCGTGTACGGGATCTGGTCGGTGCCGACCACGATCTGCGGGATCATGTGCGGCGGAACGAGTTCGGCCATCGACGCGACGACCTTGTCCGGGTCCGGCGCGGCACGGCCCGCCTCGGGGCTGACGAGTGCGGCGAGCACGTCACGGCCGCCGTCTGCAGTGACGACCGCCGCCACCGCGGAGTCGACGCCGGGGATGCGGCGCAGCGCGGATTCCACCTCGCCGAGCTCGACCCGGTAGCCGCTGATCTTGATCCGGTGGTCGGCGCGGCCGACGAACTCGATGGCCCCGTCCGGCCGGTACCGGACCAGATCACCGGTGCGGTACCACGTCTCGCCGTCGTGGTGGACGAACCGCTCGGCGGTCAGGTCGGGACGCGCGCTGTAGCCGCGGGCGACGCCGCGCCCGCCCACCCACAGCTCGCCGGGCACCCAGTCCGGGGAGTCCAGGCCGTCCGGTCCGACGACGCGACACAGGTTGTTGGGCAGCGGCACCCCGAGCGGCACCGAGGTCCAGTCCGCGGGGATGTCGCCGACGATCTCGCAGATCGTGTTGTGCGTGGCCGTCTCGGTGGCGCCGCCGAGACCGGCGAACCGCATGCGCGGGGCCCGCGTACGCAGCGCGCGAACCAGTTGGGGACGCACCCAGTCTCCGCCGGTAGGCACCACCCGCACCGAGGACAGGTCGCCGTCGACTTCGGAGAGCATCTCCAGCCAGCCTGGCATGAAGTGCAGCACCGTGACGCCGTGCCTCTCGATGAGGCGGGCCCACGAGTCGGGATCGCGGCGCTGCTCCTCGTCGACGACCACGATCGACGCACCGGCACGCAGCATGCCGAACACGTCGAGCACGGACAGATCGCATTCCAGGGTGGACAGCGCCAGGCAGCGGTCGTCGGGGCCGATCTCGAAGTGGCCGTTGATGAATTCGACGGTGTTCATCGCCGCGT contains:
- the mbtD gene encoding mycobactin polyketide synthase MbtD, yielding MPADARAILDHLQRHPCDPAQVAGTIVATRRLRRHRVIVRAADLDELTTGLQAVADGRDHPLVTRSAARSGRTAFVFPGQGGQWPAMGAQAYRELPVYRAEADRLAAAFLAAGSPSPLAFLTGTDTDPDAVSHLELQAAQFVHSVALTAVWRSCGIVPDVTVGHSLGEVAAAYVADTITLDDAVAVLAARAAAITAIPGDNGVAVLGVDTAEAAELIAATGGWLELSAVNAQTSVAVSGERTAVAAVAAAARSRGRFARELAMSFPAHTTAMESQRTDLRRRLPASVFGDSPVQFVGSATGQLVAPGTEFADYWYANLRNTIRFDRAVQTAIGLGAVRYVELSAHPSLLFAVEDGIERSGGAAAALVGSGHRDEPTRDRLSANIVAAAAADPAYRWADLLTGEPEPRYGFPGAPMRAEHLWAAPEPLPPVAGLTVTAETWRTCEPLGASVGPPRRVAVVATGGAAPLTAALREAVDRHDRATPTTAADADLVIAVAAGLDPADHAGAAAGVGALAAAVDAGLLGYADAFGPRCRDVWLVTTGAETVTAGDPAPDLAQAGLAAMHRCIGFEHADQGFHHLDVPTGTPDVARAALEAMLDGAGELALRGENAVYRRILGAEAPTTMWAPDPEALDEVVITGGSGAIGLSYARFLAAHGARRIVLLSRHGVEPAALDGIGAEIWAPTCDLRDTEQLAAAARHADRPASLVIHAAGTATFADRAHTTGADLAGMAGAKVVGLEALTRLWPIRSDARILLCSSVTGVWGGKGVGGYAAANRMLDAMAARLRADGRRCTAVRFGLWEGSGIVDAAEIARVERTGLRQMKPELAVEASLAELPGDPLVLSADPGRMRVFFGEKPSETTPEPARGAVSESMAPPDAVRTQLAAVLDVEAATLDLDSSLFDLGVDSLLALDLRKRLKRLTGQTVPLALLLGGITGTDLIAGLSEKVDSSSD
- a CDS encoding polyketide synthase produces the protein MTDDPVVIVGMAVEAPGGVDDTDGYWALLAEQREALTPFPEDRGWPLRALLEGSRRDGFKPIRNLGGFLTGAAHFDPEFFGISPREAVAMDPQQRVALRVAWRALESALINPDDLAGHDVGCYVGASDMRYGPAMDEFSHHSGHLITGTSLGVISGRIAYTLGLAGPAMTVDTSCSSALSAVHVAVQALRSGDCDLALAGGVCVMGSPGYFVEFAKQHALSDDGHCRPYSAHASGTVWAEGAGMFVLQRRSAALRDRRRILAEVLASCANSDGRSVGLTAPSGRAQTRLFARALATAGVGVDDIGMLEGHGTGTRLGDRTELTALVATYGTGAPGRGPLLGSVKSNLGHTQAAAGALGLAKVLLAAEHAAVPATLHVDEPSREIDWEKTGLRLAAKLTPWQPVAGRRTAAVSAFGMSGTNTHLVVTVPDPPQGRAA
- a CDS encoding alpha/beta fold hydrolase, translated to MIGEQDQLALAPWIKRFPGRPGTSTIVFPHAGGAAAAYRGFASALSDQGVDTFLMQYPQRGERLAHPAPETITELAAQMLEAAAWARLGPVRLFGHCMGALVGFEFARLATQRGVTVRELWASASQAPSTVAGSRPVPTTDREMLADIADLGGTDARLLEDEDFLELLLPAVRADYQAFNRYDCGREVRIGADIHVLGGLADHRVEQELLRQWEFHTDAAYTFTMFDGGHFYLDDHLDEVAELVSCT